The following coding sequences are from one Melospiza melodia melodia isolate bMelMel2 chromosome 2, bMelMel2.pri, whole genome shotgun sequence window:
- the AKAP11 gene encoding A-kinase anchor protein 11 isoform X5, protein MPALRKACPGFFPDCRSLSFEGEQSSQPTQLRRAIVHCPTQLLAVSLLPGIFELSLNTKIGKIMDTYARAQGNRMKSRISIEKSFGESVLQSMKSLLHSRKELCNVSAEECLNQEEQDHFIEITFIGFAEGMGTAHLQELSAVSVELPDVLKSLQLRKLKENEAVFLKDIKKSLAKPYVMKHQNQLPEVFCVMRLSPSFPRIKADYIFTLLSKYTAGIRYAVEINSSQKHQTETTHGEDDDTNQSVSSIEDDFVTAFEHLDEDEPSKLLSAGTCSFSSQNHRDAASQTVPAQCLEAVDSKIVVGSAHRKSSPRCSTLIDILGLKERSSVKNSVTTSISDPWIQRSFYKPYNPSDQGVNFLRKTLFSSSPAESSESDCSSPSPIIFLDEEGYQKSLKAKLQLPKIPVVKDGIEDSDSEVSEFFDSFDRFDELEQALENSCKIIRDPILGNPAQKRRTAHEKLSSASITMNPQKFKFDRPTLPANVKKPTPRKPESPYSSILEVPDSPRPVRTSGEENGGFFSPIRTSAFSPLGSCGSSECLCRINLAGEGAGPSHRGAGYDSYSAYADSVSCEILGSVLFSESSSEQTCAENYSKHKRVTVKEKRRQATDLKMKTSKEPEKQTKSKHKSLMIRDSIQKFATELVEKSFGSAFKDLQKGVSSCTNALCHLAARLTSSVFQMAFYEIGRRRAISLKERAINGIANFLVSEAITGALKELRQVKKQIFNNTVARFAADLAEELVFEGIMEVCQFSYPSTPTAQSSSFDYENKVVRSYARDLSESVIQEAFIELSQVDVTFTTQAAISVSMDNIKYVSAESMLESTQTSTVSPNFNDRVAQKPVQDSKKEYTVQQALFCTSGVVSSIPVPLAGRALSQQQVSSDAYKVKVSTVPNADDSTKIFKDSTHPFFSSRMREEEVASFRNIYLTSDHGQSTESTPSIFCNQNDTKLTNNRSAMNNNSELTSGSKGINTFSGTMVDMIVNEAYETITSSRVTKAVEEYSDFLTRKVIDKKPNVQGSGEDTPKSMFADHLAKYVIKQSVEESKTVLCNTSENLACNVSSQTYRDTSRKEQCVIKKQEAEKQSNVSIIVEQQQLPLNNPCKFLTPTHSVQCILESKDCWQEQKGNNFSSKSPPPCSTVTFARHVLEDCTDTGSCSITCLNKPSKKSDTQKLSAGALNYRQTDCFLHANSLPSEMFGSEGALQMEEKSSLKHGNTCLLPDTPPPTPLVPCQSSSERNLRKLSKKLKGELAKEFAPATPPSTPYNPPTADSSETEHDSLENEEFMLKLMRSLSEEVESSEDEDHSEVPVEKGEHSAKTIQYADSLASHIISVATEMAASHLGGKTNEREAGRQAQLGMQKKRCRYTAFVNIPEETCSSLWNYAGDMAGKVINEAKKVVKSRHCKLLRLKRVNCQVDCFYVSKSDKDGNSKEWCGPVQDQWLGERDSSGLPLPQGSGTTGLTSKYPSCESVTDEYADHIIRLLKREGGNAELLVDQYASRLAYRSIKSGLQQAARKTRFRCSRKTFPGQNAQVNGKLELIKAGNKDAVQQVKSSIHHCGGQVFERNVCTQRTECTELLHFSESLAHSITCDVRKKLKMSGTCLPKSLTDSCLYKKTEFDEVTGDLIKTRFSRTFLPFSPDHKLYHSTGNINENGYSEGIIQAIEQYARKVADDTLEMSLESAVLHVAESRKNGDKLSHTEKLSPFPGTVCRCCSMKEHRYCTESMSHHLPAQGSCIPVRHFLHSGLGGACQNSRVFQLDIPKIHVDVEQRMVFSDKGATAAIEKAERELSYTSLTADSGIGQDGVSFAESLTTEIMTSAMTNIGQTVTISQQMSLSIGDDSTGSWSNLSFEDEHPDESSSFLHLSDSNGNSSSWSSLGLEGDMYEENLSFPTSDSDGTEDKDEDSKDAVEGLEQVRKTLSIMNIDLEPNLVDPQLRAALQWLAASETEVSDLHFRDTAAREFVFLSRRLRERDWKVGDLLQAVLKYCEIIETASDGEQAPSKSLVSWLLENV, encoded by the exons ATGCCGGCTCTGAGGAAGGCCTGTCCCGGATTCTTCCCGGATTGCCGGAGCCTCTCCTTTGAGGGGGAACAGAGCTCTCAGCCCACACAGCTCAGACGAGCCATTGTGCACTGCCCAACACAGCTCCTcgccgtgtccctgctgccag GCATTTTTGAGCTGTCATTGAATACCAAGATTGGTAAGATCATGGACACGTACGCCAGGGCTCAGGGCAATCGCATGAAATCAAGAATATCTATTGAAAAG agttttGGTGAAAGTGTCCTGCAATCTATGAAGTCACTGCTACACAGCAGGAAAGAGTTATGCAATGTATCGGCAGAGGAATGCTTAAATCAGGAAGAGCAAGATCATTTTATTGAG ATTACATTTATAGGTTTTGCAGAAGGGATGGGAACTGCTCACTTGCAG GAATTATCAGCTGTTTCTGTAGAGCTTCCAGATGTTCTGAAATCTCTCCAGTTGcgcaaattaaaagaaaatgaggCTGTGTTTCTAAAAGACATAAAGAAAAGCTTGGCAAAACCTTATGTCATGAAACATCAG AATCAGCTTCCTGAAGTCTTTTGTGTGATGAGGCTGTCTCCTTCATTCCCAAGGATCAAAGCTGATTATATATTCACCTTGCTAAGCAAGTATACTGCAGGCATAAGGTATGCAGTGGAAATCAACTCTTCACAAAAACATCAAACAGAGACCACCCATGGAGAAGATGATGACACCAATCAGTCAGTTTCTTCAATTGAGGATGATTTTGTCACTGCTTTCGAACACTTAGATGAAGATGAACCTTCAAAGCTACTAAGTGCTG GTACATGCAGCTTTTCTTCTCAAAACCATCGAGATGCTGCTTCACAGACTGTCCCTGCTCAATGTTTAGAAGCTGTTGACTCAAAGATTGTTGTGGGTTCTGCACATCGAAAATCATCTCCCAGATGTTCTACTTTGATAGATATTTTGGGACTTAAGGAGCGGTCCTCAGTAAAGAATTCAGTTACAACCTCAATTTCTGATCCCTGGATACAAAGGAGTTTCTATAAGCCATATAATCCTTCTGATCAAGGTGTTAATTTTTTACGTAAAACGTTGTTTTCTTCCTCTCCAGCTGAATCCTCTGAGTCAGATTGCTCCAGCCCAAGCCCCATCATCTTCTTAGATGAAGAAGGGTATCAAAAAAGCTTGAAGGCAAAACTTCAGCTGCCAAAAATTCCAGTAGTAAAAGATGGTATAGAGGATTCAGACTCAGAAGTGAGTGAATTTTTTGATAGTTTTGATCGGTTTGATGAGCTGGAACAAGCCTTGGAAAACTCTTGTAAAATTATTAGGGATCCCATCCTAGGGAATCCTGCCCAGAAAAGGAGGACTGCGCATGAAAAATTGTCTTCTGCAAGCATTACGATGAACCCTCAGAAATTCAAGTTTGATCGTCCCACTCTGCCAGCCAATGTAAAGAAACCAACTCCTCGTAAGCCGGAGTCACCGTACAGCAGCATCTTGGAGGTCCCGGATTCCCCTCGCCCCGTTAGAACATCAGGGGAGGAGAATGGGGGATTCTTCAGCCCCATTCGAACATCGGCCTTCAGCCCCCTGGGGAGCTGCGGTTCCTCCGAATGCCTGTGTCGAATTAATCTTGCTGGAGAGGGGGCAGGTCCAAGTCACCGTGGTGCAGGCTATGACAGCTACTCAGCATATGCTGACAGTGTTTCATGTGAAATACTGGGTTCTGTTCTTTTTTCTGAGTCCTCATCAGAGCAAACGTGTGCAGAGAATTATTCAAAACACAAAAGGGTGACTGTAAAAGAGAAGAGGCGGCAAGCTACAGATCTCAAAATGAAAACTAGTAAGGAACCAGAGAAGCAAACAAAATCTAAACATAAGTCACTAATGATAAGAGACAGCATTCAAAAGTTTGCAACTGAATTGGTTGAAAAAAGTTTTGGCAGTGCATTTAAGGACCTCCAAAAAGGTGTTTCTTCATGCACAAATGCACTTTGCCATTTGGCTGCTAGGTTGACTTCTTCAGTCTTTCAAATGGCTTTTTATGAGATTGGAAGACGCAGAGCAATCTCGCTGAAGGAGCGTGCCATTAATGGCATAGCAAACTTCTTGGTGAGCGAAGCTATAACTGGTGCTTTGAAAGAGTTGCGTCAGGTAAAGAAACAAATATTTAACAACACTGTTGCGCGGTTTGCAGCAGATCTCGCTGAAGAACTTGTGTTTGAAGGAATTATGGAAGTATGCCAGTTTTCATATCCATCAACACCTACTGCACAGTCCTCATCATTTGATTATGAAAACAAAGTGGTAAGGTCCTATGCCCGAGATTTGTCTGAATCTGTCATTCAGGAGGCATTTATTGAACTATCTCAGGTTGATGTGACCTTCACAACACAAGCAGCCATTAGTGTTTCCATGGACAATATCAAATATGTAAGTGCAGAAAGTATGTTAGAGTCAACACAGACTTCCACAGTTTCTCCTAATTTTAATGATAGGGTAGCACAAAAGCCAGTCCAAGACTCCAAGAAGGAATATACAGTACAGCAGGCTCTATTTTGTACCTCTGGTGTTGTGAGTTCAATACCTGTGCCCTTAGCTGGAAGAGCCCTTTCTCAGCAGCAGGTTTCCTCTGATGCTTACAAAGTGAAAGTGTCCACTGTTCCAAATGCTGATGACAGTACAAAAATATTCAAAGACTCCACTCATCCATTTTTCTCCAGCAGAATGAGAGAGGAGGAAGTTGCTTCTTTCAGAAATATTTATCTAACTTCAGATCATGGTCAAAGTACGGAAAGTACTCCATCCATCTTCTGTAACCAGAATGATACCAAACTAACAAATAACAGATCTGCAATGAACAATAATTCAGAATTAACAAGTGGGTCAAAAGGCATTAATACTTTCTCTGGAACTATGGTAGATATGATAGTAAATGAAGCTTATGAAACCATAACCTCATCTAGAGTAACAAAAGCAGTAGAAGAGTATTCAGATTTCTTGACAAGAAAAGTAATAGATAAAAAACCTAATGTGCAAGGTAGTGGTGAAGACACCCCCAAGAGCATGTTTGCAGATCATTTGGCCAAATATGTCATAAAACAATCTGTGGAAGAAAGTAAAACTGTGTTATGCAACACCAGTGAGAATTTAGCATGTAATGTGAGCTCACAGACTTACAGAGATACCAGTCGAAAAGAACAATGTGTGATAAAGAAGCAAGAGGCTGAGAAACAAAGTAATGTTTCTATAATTGTGGAACAACAACAGTTGCCTTTGAATAATCCATGTAAATTTCTTACTCCAACTCATTCTGTTCAGTGTATTTTAGAATCTAAAGATTGTTGGCAAGAACAAAAAGGAAACAATTTTTCTTCAAAATCACCACCGCCTTGTTCCACTGTGACTTTTGCTAGGCATGTTCTAGAGGACTGTACTGACACAGGAAGCTGTTCAATAACATGCTTAAACAAGCCTTCCAAAAAAAGTGATACCCAGAAACTATCAGCAGGAGCTTTGAATTACAGGCAGACTGATTGTTTTCTGCATGCAAATAGCTTGCCTTCAGAGATGTTTGGCAGTGAAGGTGCTTTGCAGATGGAAGAAAAATCTAGCCTGAAACATGGAAATACCTGTTTACTGCCCGACACACCCCCACCAACTCCTCTAGTACCATGCCAAAGTAGTTCTGAAAGGAATCTAAGAAAGCTGTCCAAGAAACTCAAGGGAGAATTAGCAAAGGAATTTGCACCTGCAACACCACCTTCTACACCCTACAATCCACCCACTGCTGATTCATCTGAAACTGAACACGACTCTTTGGAAAATGAGGAATTTATGCTGAAACTCATGCGGTCGCTTTCTGAAGAAGTGGAAAGTAGTGAAGATGAAGATCATTCTGAAGTGCCTGTTGAGAAAGGGGAGCATTCAGCCAAAACAATTCAGTATGCAGATAGCCTAGCTAGCCACATAATTTCCGTAGCGACTGAAATGGCTGCTTCCCATTTAGGTGGTAAAACAAATGAAAGAGAAGCTGGCAGGCAGGCTCAGTTAGGGATGCAAAAGAAAAGATGTAGATATACTGCATTTGTAAATATCCCAGAAGAGACATGTAGTTCCTTGTGGAATTATGCAGGTGATATGGCAGGAAAAGTCATCAATGAGGCCAAGAAAGTAGTGAAATCAAGGCATTGCAAGCTGTTGAGGTTGAAGCGGGTTAACTGCCAGGTAGATTGCTTTTATGTGAGTAAAAGCGATAAAGATGGTAATTCAAAAGAATGGTGTGGCCCAGTACAGGACCAGTGGCTGGGGGAGAGAGATTCATCTGGGCTTCCTTTACCACAAGGTTCAGGCACAACAGGTTTGACTTCCAAGTACCCAAGCTGTGAAAGTGTGACTGACGAGTACGCAGATCACATTATCCGCCTTCTGAAAAGAGAAGGAGGTAACGCCGAGCTCTTGGTGGATCAGTATGCCAGCAGACTTGCTTACAGGTCTATCAAATCAGGCTTGCAGCAAGCTGCTAGAAAAACCAGATTCAGATGCAGCAGAAAGACATTTCCTGGGCAAAATGCACAGGTAAATGGTAAGCTGGAGCTGATCAAAGCAGGGAATAAAGATGCAGTACAGCAAGTGAAAAGCAGCATTCATCACTGTGGAGGTCAAGTGTTTGAGAGGAATGTCTGCACACAGAGAACGGAATGTACAGAGTTGTTACATTTTTCTGAATCCCTTGCTCACAGTATCACTTGTGATGTCAGGAAGAAACTGAAAATGTCGGGAACATGTTTGCCGAAGTCTCTCACAGATTCCTGTCTGTATAAAAAGACTGAATTTGATGAAGTCACCGGGGATCTCATTAAAACAAGGTTTTCTAgaacttttcttcctttctccccAGATCATAAACTCTATCATAGTACAGGTAATATAAATGAAAACGGCTACAGTGAAGGTATAATTCAAGCTATAGAACAATATGCTAGGAAAGTAGCAGATGATACTCTAGAAATGAGTTTAGAGTCAGCTGTTCTCCATGTGGCTGAAAGCAGAAAAAATGGGGATAAGCTCTCACACACTGAGAAACTGTCTCCTTTTCCTGGAACTGTCTGTAGATGCTGCAGTATGAAGGAACATCGGTACTGTACAGAAAGTATGTCCCATCATCTACCTGCACAAGGATCCTGCATTCCAGTGAGGCATTTTCTTCATTCTGGATTGGGTGGTGCCTGTCAAAATTCAAGAGTGTTTCAGCTTGATATTCCCAAAATTCATGTTGATGTAGAGCAGAGGATGGTGTTTTCTGACAAGGGAGCTACTGCAGCcatagagaaagcagaaagagagctGAGTTACACAAGTCTGACAGCTGACAGTGGTATTGGACAAGATGGAGTCAGTTTTGCTGAAAGCCTTACTACTGAAATAATGACATCTGCTATGACTAATATTGGTCAGACAGTTACCATAAG CCAGCAGATGAGTCTTAGTATTGGTGATGATAGCACTGGGAGTTGGTCCAATCTAAGTTTTGAAGATGAACATCCTGATGAGAGCAGCAGTTTTCTTCACCTAAGTGACAG TAATGGTAACAGCAGTAGCTGGAGCAGTCTTGGTTTAGAAGGGGATATGTATGAGGAGAATTTATCCTTTCCAACATCAGACAG TGATGGAACAGAAGATAAAGATGAAGATTCTAAGGATGCTGTAGAAG GTTTGGAGCAAGTGCGAAAGACTTTATCAATAATGAATATTGATCTGGAACCAAATCTAGTGgacccacagctcagagcagccctCCAGTGGCTGGCAGCTTCTGAAACAGAAGTGTCTGACCTTCACTTCCGCGACACCGCTGCAAGGGAATTCGTCTTT CTTTCTAGAAGACTGAGAGAAAGAGATTGGAAAGTTGGAGATCTCTTGCAAGCAGTgctgaaatattgtgaaattataGAGACGGCATCTGATGGAGAGCAAGCTCCGAGTAAATCTCTGGTCAGTTGGCTTCTGGAAAATGTCTGA